Proteins encoded by one window of Blautia luti:
- a CDS encoding EAL domain-containing protein, giving the protein MNYNINFQIAALIIVILLLYHFLTQKKLYNINARTFTYVLVLGGLYILLDLLSTLVFMNYRAEHETVILLVITIAYLFDVMLPYILYCCVCIISGEKQRKISGTSAVCTAITVVMLLLILGNIKSGWFFYFDESGTFVTGSGYIFLYIYALAYAVLVIVSAIRNRGENITRKMGIVGEFLVLEGVCMVIQMYTQRLLLTGFGLALGLVFLYLTINNPGDYVDSITGVFDKQYFDKWIEEKLDKKAEFHLIATEFYMLKQVNKVYGSSVGDQMLIQAAQGIQEITGSSQVFRITGNCFLAVAESMAEYETNKQKMEEFFRKPFELNGEKIDFPAVICGIMDGGKMKHEDVILSYIEYLASLIKNTDETVVIQSDDRILEGFHYEKEVEQFLKTAVEQDLFEVYYQPIYWNKEERYITLEALSRLRHPNMGMIPPDVFIGIAEKQGMIAQVGLLQFRRVCRFVKEHEYLMKTLKNVKFNLSPSELLKTGHIQLLINMIREYGLSPRYFQFEITETVATEYSESFCQAVEDFQKAGIGLCLDDFGSGYANLNTVLKLPFSVVKMDRSLLTGVTCDEQAAVFYRSIVMVMQNMGYHIVAEGAETKEEVDLLQTWGVDMIQGYYFSRPLPENELLKLFDKE; this is encoded by the coding sequence GTGAATTATAACATAAATTTTCAGATTGCAGCATTGATCATTGTGATCTTACTTCTGTATCATTTTCTCACACAGAAAAAACTATATAATATAAATGCCAGAACTTTTACATATGTGCTGGTCCTGGGTGGACTGTATATCCTGCTTGACCTGCTCAGTACGCTGGTGTTCATGAATTACCGCGCAGAACATGAAACGGTAATTCTGCTGGTCATTACAATCGCATATTTATTTGACGTTATGCTGCCATATATCCTGTACTGCTGTGTCTGCATCATATCAGGAGAAAAGCAAAGGAAAATCAGCGGAACCTCAGCTGTGTGTACTGCGATCACAGTGGTGATGCTGCTTCTGATCCTGGGAAATATCAAAAGCGGCTGGTTCTTTTACTTTGATGAAAGTGGTACATTTGTAACCGGTTCCGGATATATTTTTCTTTATATCTATGCCCTTGCCTATGCAGTGCTTGTTATTGTTTCTGCCATCAGAAACCGGGGAGAAAATATTACCCGGAAGATGGGGATTGTGGGAGAATTTCTGGTGCTTGAAGGAGTATGCATGGTCATCCAGATGTATACCCAGAGGCTGCTTCTGACTGGATTCGGGCTGGCACTGGGACTGGTTTTTCTTTATCTGACCATCAACAATCCGGGAGATTATGTGGACAGTATTACCGGTGTATTTGATAAACAGTATTTCGATAAGTGGATCGAGGAAAAACTGGACAAGAAGGCAGAGTTTCATCTGATCGCAACAGAGTTTTATATGCTGAAACAGGTGAATAAGGTATACGGAAGCAGTGTGGGGGATCAGATGCTGATCCAGGCTGCACAGGGAATTCAGGAGATCACAGGTTCTTCCCAGGTATTCAGGATCACCGGAAACTGTTTTCTGGCAGTGGCAGAGTCCATGGCAGAATATGAAACAAATAAGCAGAAAATGGAAGAGTTTTTCCGGAAACCTTTCGAACTTAACGGAGAGAAAATTGATTTCCCGGCAGTCATCTGTGGAATTATGGATGGCGGGAAAATGAAACATGAAGATGTCATTCTTTCCTATATTGAGTATCTGGCTTCACTGATAAAAAATACAGATGAAACAGTGGTAATACAGTCAGATGACAGGATTCTGGAAGGGTTCCACTATGAGAAAGAGGTGGAACAGTTCCTGAAGACTGCCGTAGAACAGGATCTGTTTGAAGTTTATTATCAGCCGATCTACTGGAACAAAGAAGAGCGTTATATCACCCTGGAAGCGTTAAGCAGACTGAGACATCCCAACATGGGCATGATCCCGCCCGATGTATTTATCGGAATTGCCGAGAAGCAGGGAATGATCGCGCAGGTGGGACTTCTTCAGTTCCGAAGAGTGTGCCGTTTCGTGAAGGAACATGAGTATCTCATGAAGACTCTGAAGAATGTGAAGTTTAATCTGTCTCCGTCCGAACTGCTGAAAACGGGACATATCCAGCTTCTGATCAATATGATCAGGGAGTACGGACTTTCCCCGAGGTACTTCCAGTTCGAGATCACAGAGACAGTTGCCACAGAATACAGCGAGAGTTTCTGCCAGGCAGTGGAAGATTTTCAGAAGGCAGGCATTGGTCTCTGCCTGGATGATTTCGGTTCCGGCTATGCCAATCTGAACACAGTACTGAAACTCCCTTTCTCAGTAGTAAAAATGGATCGCTCCCTCCTTACAGGGGTAACCTGCGATGAACAGGCAGCAGTGTTCTACAGAAGTATCGTAATGGTCATGCAGAACATGGGCTATCACATCGTAGCCGAAGGCGCCGAGACCAAAGAGGAAGTAGACCTTCTGCAGACCTGGGGCGTAGACATGATCCAGGGCTATTATTTCTCCCGGCCATTACCGGAAAACGAGCTGCTGAAGCTGTTTGACAAGGAATAA
- the spoIIID gene encoding sporulation transcriptional regulator SpoIIID translates to MKDYIEERAVEIAKYIIETRATVRQAAKKFGISKSTAHKDCTDRLVQINPGLAQEVRLVLDVNKQERHIRGGLATREKYLHQHT, encoded by the coding sequence TTGAAAGATTATATCGAGGAACGTGCAGTGGAAATTGCGAAATATATCATTGAGACCAGGGCAACAGTACGGCAGGCGGCGAAGAAGTTCGGGATCAGTAAAAGTACGGCACATAAGGACTGTACTGACCGCCTGGTACAGATCAATCCCGGACTGGCACAGGAGGTCCGGCTGGTGCTGGATGTGAACAAGCAGGAACGCCATATCAGAGGCGGACTTGCAACCAGAGAAAAATATCTGCATCAGCATACATAA